AGAAACCTTACTTCTTGCATTTTCCCTGTTCGTAGAAACTTTTCTGAAACTTTCGCCTTGTGCGCTACTCAGACCAATCCTTCTTTCGCCCCGGCTTCCGTTCCTGAAGACTCTCCTCTTTCTGGTACCATTCTTGTTACCgaatttatttttcaatatatgTTTGTAATTGCATTTTCTCTTGAACCGGACAGAAGAGTTGTGAGTAGTGGTTATTAGATTCTGAGTTGGGTTCGTTTGTTCAAAAAAATTCTTTTGTTATTTTGGTGTAGAATGAAATTTAGAGAAATGGGTCATTTGCAATTTTGTTTGTTTACGGTATATCACTGTAATCAGGaatgttttatgtattttttttttctggtaTTTGGAATAAGTTAATATGAGAAATGCTTTGATCAGGAGTAGAAGATGCTTTGGCGAGCTACATTTTGGGCAAGAAGAAAGCTACTGAAGTAGCTCACAAGTATGTTGTTTCATTTTATTTCTGTGTAAGTTCAGCTAAAAAAGGTCTGTGTAAGTGGCTACAAGAAAATTTTAATGTCTAGATTGTTGTCTTTCACTTATTTAGAGCTTTAGTTTTCGTGAACATGGAAAGGTAAATCTGATTTTGCAGACAAATTGTACGCTATTAGTTTACTTTCACTACTATGTTTAACATTGAATCACTCTTGTTCCTATCGAATAGAGTCTGGGAACGAATTGTTCGAAAAGGAGATACGGTCATTGATGCTACTTGTGGCAATGGTTATGACACATTGACAATGCTCAAACTGGTTGCTGGTGAATCACAGCAGGGTCGTGTTTATGGATTGGACATTCAGAAAGATGCCTTAGAGAACACAAGTTCTTTGCTGGAACAGTCAGTCAGCCCAAATGAGGTATATTTCTATTGCGAAACACTATGCCTTTCATCTCTCTTTAAGATAggagtttttattttttctacttgaaaaacaaagttaaaatCCTATTCTTTAGTGATGCATTGTTAACTATTACATAGTGACCTTAAAGAAGTTTAACTGGCTAGTGATTAGAAAATTATATTTCTCGTAAAGCCTGATTTGGCCTGAACTTAAGTCTTTATATAATAATGTATGTTGGATGTTGACCAATATTTTTTGATCTCTTTCTGTTTCATCACACTAAGGTTCTAAATTTTATCGTTCCCTATGGTCTAACAGAGGAATATGGTTAACTATAAACTTTTTTTCTTCTGTATAGTTTCTTCATTCTTGTTAAATAAAGATGATAAATTGGGAAGCTCCGAAGCTTATCTGTATTTATGATGTGTTATTATGATAGAACCGGTATGGATTCTATCTAATGTAAATGTACAACAGTAGAACTAAAATGGGGAGAAAGATAGGAACTATTATTCAATTCAACTAAAAGTGACGACCTGAGTATTCGAGCAACTTTCCCAAGAATTATTGCTGAAAATCAATGCAATTTTCATGTCCCAATCCCAGCCACACTCTCCCATATACCCCGCATAATAAACCACTAACTAGTTTCAACAAACTCTAGGCTCTAACAATCCACTACCCTTCTGTCATAATACCCAATGTACCCTTCATAGTCTAGGTGTCATCTTTGTTCCTTCTAGAGTAGGTGAATTGGATAGGTGGACATAGAGTTTATGCATACACTATTTGACTCCGAGGTATAAATTAATATGACCAAAATCTGCTCaagttcaaagttcaaaccatGTAGCATATTTTGTATTCTGGTCCTTAGGAATAAAACTGAATGCAATATTAATCTTGTTATCTATGCAGAAAGAACTTGTTAAGCTCTTCCAAATATGCCATAGTAAAATGGCAGAAGTTCTACCTGAGGATACTTTGGTAAGGTACTCACTACTCAAAACTTCTACAAGCTTGTCTTATTATTCAACATTTAGAAGCTAAGTTCCAATTTGAAAGCCCATCTATACTCTTACCATTTCCTTTCCCATTGAAATTTCGGTCTGATATTTCCTAAGCAAGTTGAACACATTAACATGTGCAGATCAAGAAAGTTAAAACCACATGTCAATTTTTCAAGCCATGGATATTAAGACACTACTTCTAGTATCCTACCGAGTGCTAATAAGTAAAATCCTAGGAACTCGGAAAGTAAATTCATCTTTATCATCGAAAATTGTTTCAATCATGTTGAGAGCTCACTCTAAAGTGACAAGTCAAGGAAGTAATGATAAGTGGTATTTAAAAATTGGCATCTGAGAACGAAGTATCAAACCAAATATTTTAAACACAAGCTGAAATTTACATGGAACTTTGTTCTTAAAGAATCCATAAAGATAGGCTTTGCAAATGGCAGTTACTTTGTCCTGAGGAGGAGAATGAATTGCTGAAAATGGGGTACAAGTCTGATGTCTTGTAAGTTTTCAGGCTTATTGCTTTCAACCTAGGCTACCTTCCTGGTGGTGACAAAACACTAATCACAGAGCCACAAACAACACTAAAAGCACTGAATGCTGCAAAAGATATTATAACTCCTGGAGGACTAATCAGCTTGGTGGTCTATGTTGGGCATCCTGGTGGATGGTAATACTTTTCTCTGTATTTCTTTTCATGAACTGAATCATTCGGCTCTTTCATCATCACCATTCCATCAAGTTAAAAGTTTATGCTTTGGGCTGCAAAATATATCTAGATAAACGATTGTTTGGTCAGTACACTCATGCTTCTTTTTTCTGTTTCTTCAGGCAAGAATGGGAGACTGTCCAAGAGTTTGCTTCTAAATTATCAATTGAGAATTGGATCTGTTGCAAGTTACAGATGCTAAACCGTCCAATGTCTCCCATTGTTGTTTTCTTGTTCAAGAAGTGTTGAATTGACCATTCCATGTTCATTGAAAAGGTCATGAACAAAATCATTGTAGTTTCCGCATACTAACCCATTTAACATTGTCATTaggagaaaaaaaaatgaaccaaaaaaattatataatgtaTATTTAATTGTTATCTTGAAAAATATGTTTCCTGATCCCAAGTATCTAACTTAACACGCATTATACAAAATAGTTAAATGTTTATCTAGAAAATGTATTTAATGGgccatccaatttttttttaccaaaataaaaaaatgacttaaatatatttttaagtatgAAACATATATCTTAGATGATAAAATATATTTAGAAAGGTAAAAAATGGTAGGCTTTTATCGTTCACGCCTTTGGACTTCAACCTACTAGATGAAAGAACCGAGTGGAAGGGGATCAATTATTATCTCTTAAATAAATTTCTCCTGTAAAGTTTCACTCTCCAAACTAATTATTCTCcctttaaaaaaaactaattacttCCCAAAAAAGAAGCAATAATACCAAGAGAAAAGAATTAACCCAAACTACTTAAATTACCCTCATTTGCACCACAAACATTACAAGTAGAGAAAAATAACACAAGAGAACAAATAAATCTTAATAACAAAAACCTTGATTTTATCCAGAAAACACAGGAGAGTTTATTAAGATTTCAGTCCACCAGATAACCCACTCTTGATGGATAAAAGACTGCGTACATGATTGAAGACAAGAACATACTATACAACAACCAGTCTTAAACACGCCTCAGAGTTAGAACCATGTACAGTTTTATTCTTCATTCCAAGAGTTCATCAGCTAGCTAGTGCAGATGACCAGTTCAACCTCATTGGGTCCCCTCGGCTTTCTGAAAAACCATAGATGAAGCACGTAAATGAATCAGTACTTTTATCACATCAACAACATGAGACAAAGTAAAGAGACTAAATGTGAACAATTTGTTTTATACATATTTACACATCGATTCATAGCCTTCAGAAATGGCTGAACA
This genomic interval from Humulus lupulus chromosome 8, drHumLupu1.1, whole genome shotgun sequence contains the following:
- the LOC133797743 gene encoding tRNA (mnm(5)s(2)U34)-methyltransferase, chloroplastic, with the translated sequence MKRVGEITKKLQRSPHMWRRCFYSAKAMKMAGGLDRVKMALTLKFISGTHQTHLTSFAYKPFSFSSTNFSYAIPRNLTSCIFPVRRNFSETFALCATQTNPSFAPASVPEDSPLSGVEDALASYILGKKKATEVAHKVWERIVRKGDTVIDATCGNGYDTLTMLKLVAGESQQGRVYGLDIQKDALENTSSLLEQSVSPNEKELVKLFQICHSKMAEVLPEDTLVRLIAFNLGYLPGGDKTLITEPQTTLKALNAAKDIITPGGLISLVVYVGHPGGWQEWETVQEFASKLSIENWICCKLQMLNRPMSPIVVFLFKKC